The proteins below come from a single Streptomyces sp. MRC013 genomic window:
- a CDS encoding histidine phosphatase family protein → MLDHNKRQPLAARYLYLTRHGEASPEEGALTDNGRRQAVLLGERLRGAPLTTIHHGPLARAHQTAQLVCEQLDGVALQCSGPAGDYIPYMPQHEELPSESADALLGHLAQFPAEEREQGPGLARKALTLFAGPVVGDEPRHELVVTHNFLIGWLVRAALDAPKWRWMGVNHANAALTVIRYAPGRPPSVLLFNDTGHLPAGLRWTGFPPDLHI, encoded by the coding sequence GTGCTTGATCACAACAAGAGACAGCCCCTAGCCGCCCGTTATCTGTATCTCACGCGGCACGGTGAGGCCTCACCCGAGGAGGGCGCGCTGACGGACAACGGCCGCCGGCAGGCCGTCCTGCTCGGGGAGCGGCTCCGCGGGGCCCCGCTCACGACGATCCACCACGGCCCGCTTGCACGCGCGCATCAGACGGCACAGTTGGTCTGCGAGCAGCTCGACGGCGTCGCCCTGCAGTGTTCGGGGCCGGCCGGCGACTACATCCCCTACATGCCGCAACACGAGGAACTGCCGTCGGAATCGGCCGACGCCCTGCTCGGTCACCTGGCTCAGTTCCCGGCCGAGGAACGCGAGCAGGGCCCCGGCCTGGCCCGGAAGGCTCTCACGCTGTTCGCGGGACCCGTCGTCGGCGACGAGCCGCGCCACGAACTCGTCGTCACCCACAATTTCCTCATCGGCTGGCTCGTCCGGGCCGCTCTCGACGCCCCGAAGTGGCGCTGGATGGGCGTCAACCACGCCAACGCCGCGCTTACCGTCATCCGCTACGCACCCGGCCGGCCCCCCTCCGTCCTCCTCTTCAACGACACCGGCCACCTCCCCGCCGGCCTCCGGTGGACCGGTTTCCCGCCCGATCTCCACATCTGA